Proteins co-encoded in one Lysobacter solisilvae genomic window:
- a CDS encoding transposase, protein MPRPPRPDIAGIPQHIVQRGNDRQPCFYRDDDYLAYLALLHEACLKHPCAVHAYVLMTNHVHLLLTPAAEKAGSRVMQTLGRNYVTYINARYRRSGALWEGRYKSCLVDSQEYALACYRYIELNPVRAGMVQSPADYRWSSHRCNAWGEPDRLIRPHPEYLALGPQGPGLHEAYRALFDSELASGRAEEIRQYTQQQKALGTARFQARIEAILGRPLQVRPAHRPCKAGHRGAIDNGL, encoded by the coding sequence ATGCCACGACCACCTCGCCCGGACATCGCCGGCATTCCACAGCACATCGTGCAGCGCGGCAATGATCGTCAACCCTGCTTCTACCGCGACGATGACTACCTGGCATACCTGGCGCTGCTCCACGAGGCGTGCCTGAAACATCCGTGCGCCGTGCATGCCTACGTGCTGATGACCAACCATGTGCATCTGCTGCTGACACCTGCCGCAGAAAAAGCCGGCAGTCGGGTGATGCAGACGCTCGGTCGCAACTACGTGACCTATATCAACGCGCGGTACCGGCGAAGCGGCGCGCTCTGGGAAGGACGGTACAAATCCTGCCTGGTGGATAGCCAGGAATACGCGCTGGCGTGCTATCGCTACATCGAGCTAAATCCAGTGCGCGCGGGCATGGTGCAAAGTCCCGCGGACTACCGCTGGTCCAGTCATCGCTGCAACGCCTGGGGCGAGCCCGATCGCCTGATCAGGCCACATCCCGAATATCTCGCACTCGGGCCCCAGGGACCCGGACTGCACGAAGCCTACCGCGCGCTGTTCGACAGCGAGCTCGCCTCGGGGCGGGCCGAAGAGATCCGGCAATACACCCAACAGCAGAAGGCGCTAGGCACTGCGCGGTTCCAAGCGCGGATTGAAGCGATCCTTGGACGACCACTCCAGGTTCGGCCGGCCCATAGGCCCTGCAAGGCAGGTCATCGCGGGGCCATAGATAACGGTCTCTGA